In Caulobacter sp. X, the sequence CGGGCGGGGTAGGGGCTTAACTCTCCTCCCCCACCGGGGGAGGGGGACCAGCGAAGCTGGTGGAGGGGCCCCTGTGCGGCGGGATTACATCCTGTGGGCTGTTGAGTTCGCGCCTTTGAACTGACTGAGACCGTCGCCAATTCGGCTGGCCCCTCCACCGCCGTTCGGCGGTCCCCCTCCCCCAGAGGGGGAGGAGAGGAAAAGTACGAGCGTTCGCGGCGCTCTATGATCCGCGTATCCGGAATCGAACCGAACGATTTCAAAGACTTCCCACTTTTACACGCCGCTCTGTGATCCGCGTTGAATCCCGCCTCATACTCTTCCTCACCCGATGGCTTGGAAGGGACGTCCGGCCGGCGATCGCGACGGCCGTCGGGGGTGGTCGAGCGGGACAAGGTTCGGGCTGAAATCGCCCGGACGGTCCGGGGACCGGGTCGCCAGCCCGGCCCGCCCGCCGGGGGCCTCTTTCGGAAGCGGGTTAAAACCCCGCGCGTCGAAGGCTCACCGGATAACGATCGCGCGGAGCGCTCAGGCTTCGTCGAAACGGTAACAACTCTATCCTCATCCGGACGAATGTCCGGGCGCTCCGCATCCCCTTCCGACCCTTCAGCGGCCCGCCGCGTGAAGCGGCGAAGTCGCGCGCCTGTTCACTTCCTAGGCTTGCAGGCCCTATGGCGCCCGTAGCGCCTTTGCTGACTCCCCGTGGCGCGAACCGGTGCTATGACTCCCATGCCATTGGGGAGAGTCCTTGCTCATGTACCGTCGCTTACTGGCCGCCTCGGCCGTTTTCGCCCTGCTTTCGGGCGCCGCCCACGCTCAAGACGTCAAGACCGCTGAAACGCTGCGGGACAAGGCGCTGCTGGACCGCACCGCCTGGGAGATCACCGAAGATCTCACCACCACGATCGGTCCGCGTCTGGTCGGCTCGCCGGCCATGGAGCGCGCCAAGGATTGGGGCGTCGCCAAGTTCAAGGCGCTGGGCTTCACCAACATCAAGGTCGAGCAGTTCGCCAAGCCGTCCTGGACGCGCGGCGAGGAGAGCGGCGAGCTGGTCGCGCCCTATCCGATGAAGCTGAACGTCCTGGGCCTGGGCCGGACGGTCCCGACCCCGCCCGAAGGGATCGAGGCCGACGTCGCTCTCTTCCGCACCTTCGCCGATCTGGTCGCCGCGCCGGAAAGCGCCGTGAAGGGCAAGATCGTCGTCATCACCCAGCCGATGGTCCGCACCCAGGACGCCTCGGGCTACGGCGTCGCGGGCATTTCGCGTCGCGCCGGCCCGACCGAGGCCGCCAAGCGCGGCGCGGTCGCGATCCTGATCCGCTCGATCTCGACCTCGGACTCGACCGTGCCGCACACGGGCGTCACCGCCTTTGGCCCGGACGTCGTCACCGTGCCGTCGGCCGCCATCGGCGTGCCGGAGGCCGAACAGCTGGAGCGTCTGGCCAAGAAGGGCCCGCTGCGCATCAAGCTGAAGCTGGCCTCGACCACCGATCCCAACGACGTGGCCTGGAACATCTCGGGCGAGATCAAGGGCTCGGAGAAGCCGGACGAAGTGATCGTCATCGGCGGCCACCTCGACAGCTGGGACGTCGGCACCGGCGCGCTCGACGACGCCACCGGCATCGCCATCACCACCGCGACCGCCAAGCTGATCGGCGATTTGCCGAAGCATCCCAAGCGCACGATCCGCGTCGTGATGTTCGGCTCGGAAGAAAGCGGCGGTTCGTCGGAAGCCTATCTGGCCGCGCACAAGGACGAGGTCGCCAAGATCGTGCTGGCCGGCGAGAGCGACGAGGGCGCCGACAACATCTTCGCGCTGAAGCTGCCGGCCGGCGCGCAAGGCACGCCGTTCGCCACCACGGTGGCCAACGTCTTGTCGCCGCTGAAGATCATCGTGTCGCGCGATCCGGCCCGCGGCGGCGGCGCCGACATCTCGGGCCTGGAGCAGGCCGGCGTTCCGTCGGTCGAGATGCGCCAGGACGCCAGCCGCTACTTCGACTACCACCACACCATGGATGACACCCTCAACAAGGTGCGCCCGAATGAACTGGCCCAGAACGTCGCCGCCTGGACCAGCCTGATCTATCTGGTCGCCGACAGCGACATCGACTTCCGCGCCTTGAAGCCGGCCGGCGCGCCGGCCCCGGCGGCGTCGCACTAAGGTCTACCACCAAGGCTCTCCCTTCCCCCTCGATGGGGGAAGGGTAGGGATTGGGGGTGTTGGCACGGCCTGTCCGCCTCTCTAGGAAGGGCGCTAAGGCGTCCGAAGCGGCGCGATCACCCCCACCCAACCCTCCCCCATCGAGGGGGAGGGCTTCTTAGAGCGCCAAATGACCGACCAGCCTCTCTCCGGCCGCCACATCGCCGTCCTGCTGGGCGGTCCCTCGTCGGAACGCAAGGTCAGCCTGGTCTCGGGCGCCGCCTGCGCCGACGCGCTGGAGCGGCTGGGGGCCAAGGTCACGCGGATCGACGCAGGGCCCGACATCGCCCAGGTGCTGACGGCGACCAAGCCGGACCTCGTCTTCAACGCCTTGCACGGCGAATGGGGCGAGGACGGCTGCGTCCAGGGCGTGCTGGAGACGCTGAAGCTGCCCTACACCCACTCGGGCGTGCTGGCCTCGGCCCTGGCGATGGACAAGGCCAAGGCCAAGGCTGTCTTGGCGGCGGCCGGCGTCGTCGTGCCCGGCGGCGGCCTGTTCAACCGTCACGAGGTGGCCCGCGACCACGTCATCCCGCCGCCCTATGTGGTCAAGCCGAACGCCGAGGGTTCCTCGGTGGGCGTGTTCATCGTCAAGGAAGGCGCCAACCGTCCGCCCGAGGAAGTCGGCGCTCCGTCGTGGACCTTCGGCGAGGAGGTCATGGTCGAGCCGTACATTCGCGGCCTGGAACTGGCGGTCGCCGTGATGGGTGAGGCGAATGGTCCCAGAGCCCTCGCGGTTACCGATATTCGTGCATCCACAGGTTTTTATGACTACGAGGCCAAGTACTCGGAAGGCGGCTCGATCCACGTCCTGCCGGCCCCAATCCCTGATGGCGTAAGGGATCGCGCGATGCGGATGGCCGAGTTGGCGCACTCCGCTCTTGGTTGTCGAAGTGTGACTCGGTCCGACCTTCGTTATGACGACATTAACGACATTCTGGTCCTTCTAGAGGTCAATACGCAGCCCGGCATGACTCCGACCTCGCTCGCTCCCGAGCAGGCCGCCCACGTCGGGATTCCGTTTGATCAGTTGGTTCTATGGATCGTGGAGGACGCTTATGCCCGCCGTAACGCGGGGGGGACCGCCTAAGCCTAGGCGACCTCGGGCCGAAGCGCCCGCAAGTCCGAGCAAGGGCCGGGCCGCGCCGCGAGGCGCGCAGCCGGCCGCCAAGCTGCACGCCGCCAAGGGCGTGGGCCTCTCGCCCACGGTCGCCCTGAGCGTCGCGGGCGCGGCTCTGGGCCTCGGACTGGTGGTGATGCTCGCTACAGGACACCGCGCCGAGCGTATCGGCGCGTCGATGGCCCGTGGCGTCGACGGCGCGTTCGCCTCGGCCGGGTTCAAGCTGAAGACGGTCCACATCCGCGGGGCGTCTTCGACCGCCCAGGCCGACATCCTGAAAGCCTCGGGCCTCTATCTCGACCAGCCGACGCTGGGCATGGATCTGGCGGGCGTGCGCCAGCGGGTGCAAGGCGTGGGCTGGGTGAAAGACGTCCAGGTCGTGCGCATGCTGCCCGACACCGTGCTGATCTCCGTCCAGGAGCGGCCGGCGCTGGCGGTC encodes:
- a CDS encoding M28 family peptidase, translated to MLMYRRLLAASAVFALLSGAAHAQDVKTAETLRDKALLDRTAWEITEDLTTTIGPRLVGSPAMERAKDWGVAKFKALGFTNIKVEQFAKPSWTRGEESGELVAPYPMKLNVLGLGRTVPTPPEGIEADVALFRTFADLVAAPESAVKGKIVVITQPMVRTQDASGYGVAGISRRAGPTEAAKRGAVAILIRSISTSDSTVPHTGVTAFGPDVVTVPSAAIGVPEAEQLERLAKKGPLRIKLKLASTTDPNDVAWNISGEIKGSEKPDEVIVIGGHLDSWDVGTGALDDATGIAITTATAKLIGDLPKHPKRTIRVVMFGSEESGGSSEAYLAAHKDEVAKIVLAGESDEGADNIFALKLPAGAQGTPFATTVANVLSPLKIIVSRDPARGGGADISGLEQAGVPSVEMRQDASRYFDYHHTMDDTLNKVRPNELAQNVAAWTSLIYLVADSDIDFRALKPAGAPAPAASH
- a CDS encoding D-alanine--D-alanine ligase, whose translation is MTDQPLSGRHIAVLLGGPSSERKVSLVSGAACADALERLGAKVTRIDAGPDIAQVLTATKPDLVFNALHGEWGEDGCVQGVLETLKLPYTHSGVLASALAMDKAKAKAVLAAAGVVVPGGGLFNRHEVARDHVIPPPYVVKPNAEGSSVGVFIVKEGANRPPEEVGAPSWTFGEEVMVEPYIRGLELAVAVMGEANGPRALAVTDIRASTGFYDYEAKYSEGGSIHVLPAPIPDGVRDRAMRMAELAHSALGCRSVTRSDLRYDDINDILVLLEVNTQPGMTPTSLAPEQAAHVGIPFDQLVLWIVEDAYARRNAGGTA
- the ftsQ gene encoding cell division protein FtsQ, giving the protein MPAVTRGGPPKPRRPRAEAPASPSKGRAAPRGAQPAAKLHAAKGVGLSPTVALSVAGAALGLGLVVMLATGHRAERIGASMARGVDGAFASAGFKLKTVHIRGASSTAQADILKASGLYLDQPTLGMDLAGVRQRVQGVGWVKDVQVVRMLPDTVLISVQERPALAVWQNQGRMKVIDAEGRVINEADPARFPQLPLVVGQGADQAAGLILPAVASRPRLRDRLEAMVRVDDRRWDLRLKDGSLIQLPAIDEESALIQLDQLDQRQRILDMGFARIDLRDPEMVAVRPRDAALPGQPAAGGA